AATGCAGGTGCATTGATACAGCTGCTTTTTCAACGTCATTAAGTTACTGATGGAAAATGGTGCTTGGTAGAGAATATGAAGGCAGAAAGAAGCTGTTCAAAATTACCTGCAACTGCTCCAATGCTTGCTGGTTTGTTTTCTGTAGCAGGTGCATCAGCGGACTTGACTGTTTCTTGGGCACCGGATGAACTGAAGCTGTGGCCTGGATAAGCAGTTGGGTTGTATTTGTTGTATCCGAACGTGTTAAATCCAGAATTGTATCCGGGAGCTGCGCCATAGGGGTATCGATTGAAGGATTGGCTTGGGAAGGTCGGACGATAGTCGGAACCAAAAGTAGATACACTAGGCGAATCAAATTTGGATTCGGTGGGTGTTGCTACATTGCTAACAACCGATTGTGAGCTTACAGCTGGTGTGGAAGCTGTCTCGCTGCCTGTAAAGTAAGATATGCGATTTTAGTAAGTTCACATTGACTAACTAGAAATGCAGGTGCATTAGTACAGCCAGGTTTTCAATGTCGTTTAGTTACTGATGAAGAAAATGGTGCTTGGTAGAAGATATGAAGGCAGTAAGAAGTTATTCAAAATCACCTGCAACAGCTCCGCTGCTTGCTGGTTTGGCTTCTGTAGTGGGCGCATCATCGGACTTGACTGGTGTTGCAGCAGCCACCTGTGAGTTGAGAGAAGAGTCGACAATCGATTGGAAGGGAGCTACTACAGTGCTTGTGGTCAGACCGGCATCACTGTCTTTTACTGCGGATTGCACGGCAGCTTTGCTGAATCCACTGGATAGTACGCCAGTAGATGAAACACTCGTGACAGGAACGGATTGTACGGCAGCACCACTGTATGCTACTCCGTCGATCGGGGAGTTGGAGATAGGAGCAGATTCTACAGTAGGTTTTGCAGCATCGGTCGCAGGTACTTGAGCTAGTGAGTTGTCCTTGTCAGAAGTAGATGTCTCAGCAGATTTGTTAGCATCAGCAGATTGTACTTCAGTCGGTGCATTGTCCTTCACAGAAGCAGTTTCTACGGCAGTTTTGGCAGTATCTGTAAAATGACACGATCATGTTGTAATAGCATGTACACAGGTTGTTCATGACAGACATTTtcttatgtttaattaatttgcATGGGTGTTCAAGCAAAGACGCTCAAAGTTAAtagtttacaaaaaattacctTTCAAATTATCGCTGCCGACGGCCTTGACCTCTACCTTAGCCGTATCAGAAGACTTGGTTGATTCCTTGGCGCCAAAACCGAAGGAGCCAAAGCCGCGATTGAATGCCGGGTCATATCTGTTTTGGCCAAAGGTATTGAAGCCCGGCGTATAACCAGATACTGCGCCAGAGGCAGACGGATAATAGGATTGGCCTGCGAAGGGAGAACGGTAGCCAGATCCGAAAACAGGCACAGCGGGTGAGCTGAATTTGGTTTGGAAGGGAGATGTGACACCAGCAGTGGCTGCTTCAAAATTACTGGCAGGTGCCTTCGCGGTTGAATCATCTGCGACAGCAGACTTTACGGCTGACGTGCCGGCATCTGTTATATGACAAAAACTGGCTCTGAGCATACTTACAGGTACTTtgggtatgattttttttgatatctGATTCATTTGCAACTACATTTGAGCAAAGTAGCTTGACGTTGCGTACAATTCACACAAAATTACCTGCGGAAGCTTCGCTGCTGACGGACTTGACTTCTACGGTAGCCGTGTCAGAAGACTTGGCTGGTTCCTTGGCACCAAAACCGAAGGAGCCAAAGCCGCGATTGAATGCCGGGTCATATCTGTTTTGGCCAAAGGTATTGAAGCCCGGAATATAACCAGAGACTGCGCCAAAGGCAGACGGATGATAGGATTGGCCTGCGAAGGGAGAACGGTAGCCAGATCCGAAAACAGGCACAGCGGGTGAGCTGAATTTGGTTTGGAAGGGAGATGTGACACCAGCAGTGGCTGCTTCAAAATTACTGGCAGGTGCCTTCGCGGTTGAATCATCTGCGACAGCAGACTTTACGGCTGACGTGCTGGCATCTGTTATATGACAAAAACTGGCTCTGAGCATACTTACAGGTACTTtgggtatgattttttttgatatctGATTCATTTGCAACTACATTCGAGCAAAGTAGCCTGACGTTGTGTACAATTCACACAAAATTACCTGCGGAAGCTTTGCTGCTGACGGACTTGATCTCTACCTTAGTCGTGTCAGAAGACTTGGTTGATTCCTTGGCGCCAAAATCGAAGGAGCCAAAGCCGCGATTGAATGCCGGGTCATATCTGTTTTGGCCAAAGGTATTGAAGCCCGGAGTATAACCAGAGACTGCGCCAAAGGCAGACGGATGATAGGATTGGCCTGCGAAGGGAGAACGGTAGCCAGATCCGAAAACAGGCACAGCGGGTGAGCTGAATTTGGTTTGGAAGGGAGATGTAACACCAGCAGTGGCTGCTTCAAAATTACTGGCAGGTGCCTTCGCGGTTGAATCATCTGCGACAGCAGACTTTACGGCTGACGTGCTGGCATCTGTTATATGACAAAAACTGGCTCTGAGGATACTTACAGGTACTTTGGATCcgatttgtttttcatatCTGATTAATTTGCGAGTACATTCGAGCAAAGACGCTTGACGTTGCGTACAATTCACACAAAATTACCTGCGGATGCTTCGCTGCTGACGGACTTGACTTCTACAGTAGCCGTGTCAGAAGACTTGGCTGGTTCCTTGGCACCAAAACCGAAGGAGCCAAAGCCGCGATTGAATGCCGGGTCATATCTGTTTTGGCCGAAACTATTGAAGCCTGGAGTGTAACCAGGAACTGCATTGAAACCAGACGAATAGTAGGACTGATCGGCAAGAGGAGAGCGGTAGCCAGAGCCAAAGCCAGGTCCATAAGGAGTGCCAAAGTTAGACTGGAAGGGGGTTGGGGTGGCACCGAACGTAGAGCGACCTTGAACGAATAATGACTTGGAAAATGATTTGCCTTCAACAGcatcgaattttttcaggtgTTCAGCTTGAACTCTTTATATGCATATTCCTATATTCGATTGTTAGTTGGAATTGATTTGCGTGAAATTACCTGCAGGAGCGTTCAAACTGGCGGATCCAAATTCTACTTTGATTCCATCACCAGACTTCACTGCTTTTTCAGCAGTGCTAGCGGATTCTTTTTGGGCTGAGATGTCCAAGCTTTTGGCAGTCTTAGCTTTCACTTGAGCTTTGTTTGTCGGTTCGACTATCTCCGAGTCAGTCTTGACAGCTGTTATTTGAGCGGGTTCAGCATTGACTTCTGCGGATTTCAATTCCACTTTACTTTCCTCAGTAGGCTTGACGATCCCCTGCTCAAACTCGACAGATTGCCCTTGTTCTAAGGTTGATGAAACACCCTCATTTTTGACAGGAATAACTGACTCGTCCTTAGGCAAAGCGGTGTTACTCTCTTCGATGGGTGCGGCCTGTTGAGGCACCTGAACAAACCATAGATTGTCACTATTAGACCGGATCAAATGCAGCCACGTAAATACGTGTGAAACGAAATAGTCTGGTTTTATTAttaacgaattttcaaaaatttccattacaatggtgaaatttcaagtttttgaaatttccataACAAAACGTAATTTCCAGTCGCATGTCAGAAATGAGAGTGAGAGCGACTAAAAAGTAGAAAGTACTGCTGCCTAAGGATAtctctgaaatattttccaaaaagTTTAAAGTATGTTTAGATTTCAGACGAGCAATAAGAGTCATACGGTAAAAAATGTACcttgataataatagtaataatagtaaaatGTGTATTATTTGTTCAATTGGGTCAGTATCAAGTAGCCGTGAATTGTCGACTTCACctggttttcaaatttcaaataatcacTTTATAACTCGTTTGAGGAGTATCAATGAGATTCATTATCGTCTGACTACGTCGGCAGTCATATTATTTTATGagaacaataaaacaaaaaagaaaaaatagctGCAAACGAATTGCCAATGTGATCTTTTCCGGAATTAAGAAAGAGTGCTAAGTACACTGCAACTATCAAATAGTCAGTAtggaatgaatatttattcttttcataATCACGGTTATTGAACGATTACTAACAGAATTCTTTAATTGAAGGCGGGTTGCTTGTTTATCAGTATCTCCAAATTGATGATAACAAAAGAAGGGATATTCATCAGAAAGTACCTCAACACCGGTGCGTTCAGCTTCATTGGCATCAACCGTGGACTTGACAGCGGCAACATTGCTCTTCGGGGATTCGAAACTTTTGTTGTCAGTGAATGAGCCCGAGGAAGTTCCAGTATCGACGCTTTGGGCTCCTGAATATACTGATGGCACATCGGGATGATTATCACCAAAAAGGACGTCTGTCTTTGTCCGTTCGGAGGGAGCGGCGAAGGCCGCGGCCAGAAGGCAAATctggaaggaaaaataaaagtaagatTAAAAATTGGCTGAATTATGGATCGAATCTTCAGTTTATATTATACTCCAGGCTGTTGGTTAAGAATACCGGATTTCACGTTGAAGTAATCATAAATATCACACGTAAATATAGTTTTTGTTAAAGTTGAGGTGGACAAGATGCGAGGAGATGTTAAAGACGCGACTGGTTTATGGTTGAAACCAGCTATAGTGGTCCCTTTTTTTCCTAGGCTGTTATCGCGTTATATTTTAGTCATTACTGAAAGTGATTTTGGTATCATGGCATTCTTAAAATAGCATCGCCTCATTAAAATATTGCAGCCATAATTACTACCGCTCaatgatgataaataaataaaggttgTAAccgatgaggaaaaaataaggTAACTGCAATAAAATCAATACAAAAGACTAGACCTCGTTAAAATACTGTAGCCATAATTACTACTCCTCAATGATGATAGAGGTTGTAACTGATTAGGAAAAAATATGGTAACTGCAATAAGACTAATTGATTGGTAAGATCGTAAAATTCTTTATGTCGATTGTGCTGAATTATCGATCAATTAAACCCAATATGTTGTTTGGTATCCCCACTCAAGGGGACtcaagagagaaggagaactTATTTAACCAAAATGGGaagaatttgtttaaaaatccTCACCGCTAAAAATAGCTTCATGTTCAACGACGAATGTGAACAAAAGACTGACCACTGGTTTCGGGTGATTTCAACCTTTTATACGGTGGAAGGATCCTCCCAATGATTCCGCGATCCAATCAAATTTAGGGAactagaatttttcattttgtgccATTGGTCATTTTGAAGGTGATTTACATAGTGTACGAAATTGGCTAAACTCATCGACGATAGTTAACCGTTCGAGGCGATTGCAAATTGAaagattacaatttttcttgtttaGCGTGTTCGTGGAACATTTGATATCTGCGTCGTGACGTAGGCCATGCCTGCACACATGGAGTACCGAAACAGAGATCGAGAagaatattatgaaatttccAGTTTACTGTCAGCGTTGAGGGATTTCAATTAAACTGTCAAAATCACTGCCCATTGTGAAAGAAGATCCAAATAAACAAAGTTTCCAAAAGTCTTCAGATAAAAAGATGTTAGTCACAATGCAgagaaatgtttcaaattttttttttaccttccaTATCTCGCAGGTTGAATAGCAGGAAAACAATCAATTTAGAGGGTGCCCAAAGAAAGCTTCCCTGCATTTAATGGTGAACGAGAGTACACCTCataagatgaaaataattttgtacctTTTGTACCTAGTAGTTAATTGTTCTGTTGGAGTTGTCGgatgttttatttaaaattttaagtcAACATATTTCTCACGGTATATAAAATATCGTGTCACGACATCACCTTGAAATTTCAATAGCCTCAATTGTTAGTTTCACAAGACATGAGAGATAGAACAGAATGTTTGTTTCttgccgaaaaatttacatggAACCAATACCTGCGCGTGGCAATGTCTCCATTTCATTTTCCCCGTGGCTTATTATGTTGAttaaaatctaattttaacgaaaatttttataataacgcattgaaatttcgtaatatgaaaaatatacgaaataaTTTGCACAACTGTACAGTCTGCGGATATTTACGAATTCTATGTATGGTCTTATGTCCTCCCAATTACATTTTCTTGGTTTTTCCAAGTCCGAAGTTTCATTTCACAATTTCCAAGGTCTAAGATTCAAACAACTAACTTCCAGGTTGAAATGATGGTTTTGCAGAGTACTGGatgtgaattgtttttttcgacAGTGATCGGATGAAGCAATAGACTTAGTCAGAAGGGTGTGGCTCGCCAAATCCCGCTAAGAATATAAGTTCGATTCCAGTGAGTTGTTAATCTTGTTGTTGTGGTTATTATTGGTACGTTTCTTCGCCGATTAGTGTTTAGAATACAATAAATTAGATGCAAATAAATGACACGTTTTGTAGTAATTCCTTGTCGTTTTGTGTAGAACCCGAACGTGGTAAATAGGCCTAAGCAAATATTGTCTGCCatggaaaaaatcatcgcATCAGTGCAATTACCGTCAATTGAAAGCCAAAGAGAGAACTTTATGCAAAATACATCCATGTTGGCAAACTTTAGGTAAATATGGTGCAACGATATTCTAATGTATTCTATAAAAGAACGTTGTTTAGCGTTCCTAAGTGGACGCAggcgtatataaatataaatacgttTAATCTAATGAATATCGGCAGGAACCTTAGTTTTCTTTTGTTGTGCCATCATTAACACAGATGTAATCACATTAGGATTGATAAAAATCACTCAAATGAAATCCAATCTCCCGAGCCTAGTGTACATAAAAAGACAGTAGAAAATATAAGACTTCGTTCTATGTCGGTCCATCTTTGTGTTGACGATCAAAGAATCGAAGTGAGGTCATTGCCGTTTCTCGTGCATGAATATTCAGAGTCACTTACAACACAGGAGGTAAAGAagtagaataaaatgaattaacCCCATGAACTTACACGcaagaagagaataaaaaagtaataacaGACAAACGCCTTTACCGTCTATGGTTACGCTACTGCCAAAGTAAATTTGAAGcaaatattatacgaataGAGATTGCCTGGAAGAATAGCTTTGGTTGTATGGAAAAATCCATAGGTTGTTTTTTCCAAATCAACATATAACTGGCCAATTATGTGATATCgggagaagaaattttttcgttgaaTCGACATCGCGGCCTTGACTCCGGCAGAGAACatattacatcattttcatgTTAGACGGGATGGTCTATGCCATGGATAGCAAATGGCGGTCTAAGCCCATCTCCAAAAGTTGAACCTGAGCAGAGGAGATAGCAGCTTAGTTTTCTAGATCCTTCTACAAGATCTGATCGCAGTCACGGTAAACTTGCCAACCGCAGAAATACAACCAATTAACGCGCCTGTATTCACGGGTTAATCTGGTTTCCTCTTAAATCACACAgacacatgtatacatatggggcattccacgtaaAATCAACCTGGTTCTGGAACCTAATCCATCCGATTTGGCTCACGATATTTGATACGACCATTTTAACTCTCGAAAAGACTGATTTTTTCCGAAATGTTTTAATCCATTGGAATTAgctaaaatttttgtgaacgACCATTTTGAATggaacaatttaaaaatctgaaataatttgaagaaTCATGTACtaaatacaacaaatttttcagatcTGTGTCAAAGTGAGCCAGCATTCCCTTCttatttttcgagtttttttccaaaactacAAGAGAAAttagacaattttttatcataaggCATTCAAAGTTCCTGATATGAAAAATACcggaaataattttctcaactgCACAGTCTGTcgatttttcagaatcttAATTACGGTTTTATCTACTCCAATTTACATTTTCTTGGTCTTTCCAAGTTCGAAATTTCGTTCTACAATTTCGAAGAAGGAAGTGTTACTTTACTATGGGTGATTACTTAAAGATTATCATATGTAGCAccaattttttgagaattctTCCAGATTTTTCCGAAGTAATTAatcatttgcaatttttaaaaacgaatATATTGATGAACAAAATCTAATTACCTGATAAAATTCTTAACAATCCAATGTTACATGTCCAAATGTTTCAAAAAGAAGAAAGctcgaaaaaaataagaagcgAATACCGGCTCACACTGGCTCaggtctcaaatttttttatatctaacacatgatttttcgaaatatttcagatttttaaatgtaaaaaaatgatagCTAATTCCaatggatttgaaaaattaaaaaaaaaaattttcctttcgAGAGCCAGAAGAATCATATAAAAACCGCGAGCTAAATCGGAGAGGTCAAGTTTCAGACCCAGATCGATTTGatgtggaatgccccatatatatgcataaaaataaacgcAGAATATATAATCGAggcgaaattttgaaaaaatgatcggCTGTGTCAAAGGTCTTTACCATTATCAATTTTAGGTAGTAAATATTGCATTGGATGTATTCTCGAACGCAACGCAACACTTAACACCGTTGATATTAGCTGGTTCGCCATGGCGTACAAGAGGAAGCCCTCGGGCTCTTCGCAATTAACTGCCTGTCCCGGCAGTATCGATACGGTGATATACGCTATCCACCTGGCAAAGCGCCGCGCGATGTCTTATCTCTATTTATAGCCTGTGGCACGACTCAAACTCGCTATCGTAACGAACAATCGTTAAGCGGTCTCAGAATCAGAtggaaatgcaaaaaaaaaatgtacatttTGCGGAAGGCACGATGTATATTATTACGATGAATCGTTAATTCCCACTTCGTTCAAACGGTGAGGTAAGGTCAATGCCATCCTTTCTACTCACCCAACTCAGTAAGATTGTAGCTGAAAATCGTTCTTTCAGAAAGGTATTGATCATGAATGGTGAAACTGATTCAACGTTGGCTCTCGTATCGCGAAAAGCCCAAGATCGTTGTATTTCCGAATCATTTgtcaaaaataatatcaaGAATGAGATCAATTCTCATCGCTGGTGTATCACCAAATCGCGGCTACTGTGAAAATGCATACATCTATCGTTTCGCCATGATCACTATTCTTTGTACTCTTACGTTGAACCTTAATTGATAAGGTTCAAAGTTCGATGACTTCAGAAGCAAGTTATCGCAGTCTCATGATAAGTCAGAGTTGTACAGTTTCCCGCAACTGCAATCTCCCTTCATTTCGACAATCGAGCAATGGTAATCGGGTCTCAGTAAGGGTCGAACGTCGAATTATACTTTCGGTAACAATTTCACTATCATATGAAGGGTTCCTTAAAGGTTTGCCATTCGCACCCATTTCAATATTCACAGCTTACCTGTATCTTGGTGATACCTGTGTTTACTTATTCATCTGCCCTCATAAAATCGATGGACAAAGAAGTAAGAACTTTTTTTTGGAGCGTATTTCGGGTGCTGTAGTTTTAGCTCCGTAGAGTGGTCGGATGCAAGGTTTAAAGTCATTTCAACGGAGGATTAGAAGTACTGCCTTCTACCTCAAGGGACGTTGTTCGCATGGAAGGCTGGATGCAATGGTTTGATACTTCTATCAAGTAAAATTGTATTAGGTAAAATCCAGCGCAGCTTGGAATACGAGCCAAGTGGCTCTCATGAAGTACCCGCCAGATCGTTTGTTGGCTTCGAGTCAAATCAACTTTACATAATAAGCCTATAGagtttcattctttttttctttaaataattGACTGTTTTGAACCAACCAGTACAGGTATGTTAAATACTCTTtctatttgaatattttttttcaagatacATTCACATGGGTATGGGAAATGTAATAATTCCAATTCACTGTGTCTACCATTTCTGAATAACTTGACAATTGTACACGCTATCATCTGTAGCAGTTGTCATGTCAATTGCATCCAGTTGCAATAAGTGTCGTTTTGCTGATCCCTCTCATTCTTGACATGTTACGTGTTACAAACTTTCCACGAGCAACACAATTTTGTCATCGGTTGACAGCAGGAAAGTATTAAATTGCAACCTATGACCCTGGTCGTTACGTGCGCCTGCATGCTCTCTTCGTGATggttgaattgaataattaatccaTACGCGTGCTTCAAGCTTATTTTAAACTAATATTCGTTGATTACGGAGTCGCATTATGGTATTTTCAAGATATCGCAAGCATCATTAGCATCTAGTTATAAATCACTTAGGACGAGAATATGCTCCACtatataatcaattaattaaagtAGATGACAATGTCCGAGAAAAATGGTATCAGAAGAAAACTtcataatttcatttattgcaaaaattttagtcGTGTTTTGAATAATGTTTCGGCCGAGTCGTGAATTTTGTTTGGAAATCGCAAATTTCCGACCTCGGCGACAAAATATTACACGgccaatttcatttctttttaataCCTGTCTGATTATTACACGTTGAAATACTATGCTGCTTATATTGAGCGTTAATAAACAAGTCACGGTATAATAAACTTAAAGCATCTCCAGTCACGCCCATTggcatgaaattaaattattcaaattcaccTGTTGTCGTTCGCTTCTTACGAAATGGTTAAGGCGAGTGGAAAATGTTGGACCACTGATTCGTGAAGTGGCACAGTCTCGAATAAAACTGTGTTTACGATGCCTTGTCCTGGTGCCAATTCACATGGGATGCTCCCTCGACTTCACCTCGATTTTAAAAGTAGGTATACTTAGGTAACTAAGATTAATCGGAAGGAAGGGTaccattgttattattactattatagtaattaaaaaagtaacCTATCAAATCtggttatttttgtttccctCCACACGTGTTTATGATAGTATGCGTGTAATTTTACTATCTGTTCAATCAGTTCATTGGTCACGGCCTCAACCTTCGAAGATCTCGGCTCAATTCGTTCGATATTTCGTTCGAAATTTCAAGGCAAGCCCCCACTCGACTTTCGAACTGAGAAGATGCCACTGGCTTCGAGAAACAAACAGCCAAAAGCACtagcagatgaaaaataatcatgaGTTAATTGCAGGGATACTATAACGTATGATTTTCAATCCGCTCCGCAATAGCTGGGATGCCATTCGCCGATTAGTCATAACTAGCAGCGAAAGCAAGTGATAAGCACGTAATACCTGGAATTGTTTTAATTAGCGTAACATTTCGTAAGTATTGTAGGCATCGGGAATGTGAAATCTCATGTATATATTGAGTATGGAGACATTTAAATTATGTACCAAACAAATGATATACTTACCATATTATGTGAAGGCGTCTTCAATGTCGGTTACTT
This genomic stretch from Neodiprion pinetum isolate iyNeoPine1 chromosome 6, iyNeoPine1.2, whole genome shotgun sequence harbors:
- the LOC124222312 gene encoding uncharacterized protein isoform X2 is translated as MKLFLAICLLAAAFAAPSERTKTDVLFGDNHPDVPSVYSGAQSVDTGTSSGSFTDNKSFESPKSNVAAVKSTVDANEAERTGVEVPQQAAPIEESNTALPKDESVIPVKNEGVSSTLEQGQSVEFEQGIVKPTEESKVELKSAEVNAEPAQITAVKTDSEIVEPTNKAQVKAKTAKSLDISAQKESASTAEKAVKSGDGIKVEFGSASLNAPAGRSTFGATPTPFQSNFGTPYGPGFGSGYRSPLADQSYYSSGFNAVPGYTPGFNSFGQNRYDPAFNRGFGSFGFGAKEPAKSSDTATVEVKSVSSEASADASTSAVKSAVADDSTAKAPASNFEAATAGVTSPFQTKFSSPAVPVFGSGYRSPFAGQSYHPSAFGAVSGYTPGFNTFGQNRYDPAFNRGFGSFDFGAKESTKSSDTTKVEIKSVSSKASADASTSAVKSAVADDSTAKAPASNFEAATAGVTSPFQTKFSSPAVPVFGSGYRSPFAGQSYHPSAFGAVSGYIPGFNTFGQNRYDPAFNRGFGSFGFGAKEPAKSSDTATVEVKSVSSEASADAGTSAVKSAVADDSTAKAPASNFEAATAGVTSPFQTKFSSPAVPVFGSGYRSPFAGQSYYPSASGAVSGYTPGFNTFGQNRYDPAFNRGFGSFGFGAKESTKSSDTAKVEVKAVGSDNLKDTAKTAVETASVKDNAPTEVQSADANKSAETSTSDKDNSLAQVPATDAAKPTVESAPISNSPIDGVAYSGAAVQSVPVTSVSSTGVLSSGFSKAAVQSAVKDSDAGLTTSTVVAPFQSIVDSSLNSQVAAATPVKSDDAPTTEAKPASSGAVADKEKDSVQAVSSPSVTSNVATSSQSKFGSPGASTFVSGYRPTFPSQSFNQYPYGAAPGYNSGFNTFGYNKYNPTVYPGYSFSSSGAQESVKSADAPATEAKPASSGAVADNEKASVQAVSSSSVTSNVATSSQSKFGSPGASTFVSGYRPTFPSQSFNQYPYGAAPGYNSGFNTFGYNKYNPTVYPGFSFTPSGAQETVKSTDAPATETKPANSGSVADNEKASVPAVSSSSVTSNVATSSQSKFGSPGASTFVSGYRPTFPSQSFNQYPYGAAPGYNSGFNTFGYNKYNPTVYPGFSFTPSGAQETVKSTDAPATETKPANSGSVADNEKASVPAVSSSSVTSNVATSSQSKFGSPGASTFVSGYRPTFPSQSFNQYPYGAAPGYNSGFNTFGYNKYNPTVYPGYSFSSSGAQETVKSTDAPATETKPANSGSVADNEKASVPAVSSSSVTSNVATSSQSKFGSPGASTFVSGYRPTFPSQSFNQYPYGAAPGYDSGFNTFGYNKYNPTVYPGYSITPFGTKESVKFADKVSSEVKPTGNESPAESEKATDGSNNAKDIYHTAAFGAVSPYTPGYNAYNNAIGTNYGPSVHSAYPGFGSYDGSYRRNNFYGRPENYQGYQGYFGADNPAYPFAKITDSHLPAGVKQQYYIDHAKAVPYQQPFQYRTGAPTAIAASFTETKPTSSTFQFNREESNTSSAVQQVSQSQEQNLKSSQSL